The DNA segment CGGCCTGATGGAACAGCGTATCGCGATTCCCGCCGACCAGAACGAACTGCTCGCCGCAATGGCGGAGGCCGGCGACAGCGCCCGTTTCCTCGCCAGCGGCACGGACCTGTTCACCAATCCCGGGCGACTCCGTGAGGAGGGGGTCCGCTGGATCGACCTCTCCCAGGTCGAGCAACTCCGCCGGATCGAGGCGGAGGGGGAGAGTCTTGTAGTCGGGGCCATGACCACCTTCCGGGAGATCGCCTCCTCTCCGGAGGTGCGGTGCTTCGGCACCGCTCTCGCCGAGGCGGCGAGGCAGGTCGGTTCGGTCCAGATCCGCAACCGCGCCACCATCGGCGGCAATGTGGCCAATGCCTCCCCGGCTGCGGATTCCCTGCCGCCGCTCTTCGCGTTCGGCGCCACGGTGCGTACCCGCACCCCCGGCGGAGGGAGCCGCTCTCTTCCCATCGCGGAGTGCATTGCCGGCCCCGGATCGTCGGCCTTCGCGCCGGGGGAGCTCATCGAATCCTTCGCCATCCCCCGCAGGGGAAACAGACGCTCGGCCTTCGCCAAGCTCGGCAGCCGGCGGACGGTCAGCATTGCCCGACTCAGTCTGGTGGTGGTGCACGATGCCGAAGCGGGAGATGCAGGCCCCTGCCGTCTCTTTGTCGGTGCTGTCGG comes from the Synergistales bacterium genome and includes:
- a CDS encoding FAD binding domain-containing protein; the encoded protein is MEQRIAIPADQNELLAAMAEAGDSARFLASGTDLFTNPGRLREEGVRWIDLSQVEQLRRIEAEGESLVVGAMTTFREIASSPEVRCFGTALAEAARQVGSVQIRNRATIGGNVANASPAADSLPPLFAFGATVRTRTPGGGSRSLPIAECIAGPGSSAFAPGELIESFAIPRRGNRRSAFAKLGSRRTVSIARLSLVVVHDAEAGDAGPCRLFVGAVGSAPVEVRPVGGATAFDLGGDEEGLEEQIFHCCSQTICNAIPGRSSLPYKREAVRGLVWELVARMKGGDAR